One genomic segment of Mytilus trossulus isolate FHL-02 chromosome 4, PNRI_Mtr1.1.1.hap1, whole genome shotgun sequence includes these proteins:
- the LOC134715643 gene encoding protein DPCD-like has product MATTWIEKLRSAQKTCLLQDGRKKVHFTFSDGGEMAEEYDVRTDELLVRKWRKKLNNSFATKQTSEQWEYEIGEQLAPRNLESAGLMESLSNPIFVRKDSSTAFIGRVRNLPFPIETYMVTVDEDKKNIVIRTTNKKYYKKFDIPDMLRAQIPLDQNSISVAHANNTLIVSYKKPKAIIDMEKQIQTEIKKMKAAKDGDVDCTPS; this is encoded by the exons ATGGCGACCACATGGATCGAGAAACTTCGAAGTGCACAAAAAACTTGTCTGCTACAAGATG GAAGGAAAAAGGTGCATTTTACATTTTCTGATGGTGGTGAGATGGCTGAGGAGTATGATGTCAGAACAGATGAATTAttag TTAGAAAATGGAGAAAGAAGCTGAACAACAGTTTTGCCACTAAACAGACCTCTGAACAATGGGAGTATGAAATAGGTGAACAGTTAGCTCCCAGGAATTTAGAATCTGCTGGCCTCATGGAAAGTCTCTCTAAT cCAATATTTGTGAGAAAAGATAGTAGTACAGCATTTATAGGCAGAGTAAGAAACCTTCCCTTTCCTATTGAGACCTACATGGTTACTGTTGATGAAGATAAGAAAAATATCGTGATTAGAACAACCAATAAAAA atATTACAAAAAGTTTGACATTCCTGATATGCTGAGGGCACAGATACCTTTGGATCAGAACAGTATATCAGTAGCACATGCAAACAATACACTAATTGTCTCA TACAAGAAACCTAAAGCCATAATTGATATGGAGAAACAAATTCAGacagaaattaagaaaatgaaAGCTGCTAAAGATGGAGATGTTGACTGTACGCCAAGCTGA